In one Hymenobacter sp. DG25B genomic region, the following are encoded:
- a CDS encoding carbohydrate kinase family protein, which translates to MLTPLPIVCFGEMLWDMLPTGKQPGGAPFNVAVHMHQLGVPVQLISRVGDDELGAELLAFSARKGLDNHLVQRSATHLTSVVKANINQRQEVSFKILKSVAWDYIQHTDELRTAVANSHGLVFGSLAARSLTTRETLYRLLQVAPFKVFDVNLRPPHYSREVVKYLLRQADLVKLNEPELTEIMSWLGQPSTDLATALPWLVGRFGLQAVCVTRGAAGAALWTDNQLFTCPGFLVPVQDTIGCGDAFLAALLAGRLTSLPPATYLRRACAAGALVAMHQGAMPPLSPADIDALTSSTLT; encoded by the coding sequence ATGCTTACGCCGCTCCCCATCGTATGCTTCGGAGAAATGCTCTGGGATATGCTGCCTACCGGCAAGCAGCCCGGTGGCGCGCCCTTCAATGTTGCCGTGCATATGCACCAGCTGGGTGTGCCCGTACAGCTCATCAGCCGGGTAGGCGACGACGAGCTGGGTGCCGAGCTGCTGGCTTTCAGCGCCCGCAAAGGCCTCGATAATCACCTGGTGCAGCGCAGCGCTACTCACCTCACAAGCGTGGTGAAAGCCAACATAAATCAGCGCCAGGAGGTATCGTTCAAAATTCTGAAGTCGGTGGCCTGGGACTATATCCAGCACACCGACGAGCTGCGCACGGCCGTGGCCAACTCCCACGGGCTGGTGTTTGGCTCCTTGGCCGCCCGCAGCCTGACTACCCGCGAAACCCTGTACCGCCTGCTGCAGGTGGCGCCTTTCAAGGTGTTTGATGTGAATTTGCGCCCGCCGCACTACTCGCGTGAGGTGGTGAAATACCTGCTCCGCCAGGCCGACTTAGTGAAGCTGAATGAGCCGGAGCTTACCGAAATTATGAGTTGGCTGGGCCAGCCATCTACTGATCTGGCCACGGCCCTGCCCTGGTTGGTCGGGCGCTTCGGCCTGCAGGCTGTGTGTGTTACGCGCGGGGCCGCCGGTGCCGCCCTCTGGACCGATAACCAGCTGTTTACCTGCCCTGGCTTTCTGGTGCCCGTGCAGGATACCATTGGCTGCGGCGACGCTTTTCTGGCGGCGCTGCTGGCCGGCCGGCTGACGAGCCTGCCGCCGGCCACTTACCTGCGCCGGGCCTGCGCAGCCGGTGCGCTGGTAGCCATGCACCAGGGAGCCATGCCGCCCCTCTCCCCCGCCGATATCGATGCCCTTACTTCTTCCACTCTTACCTGA
- a CDS encoding SusC/RagA family TonB-linked outer membrane protein, whose amino-acid sequence MPFPVPFPHGSWPLTKRLLTPALSGLLFTSIALAPFGAEARATVAAAYSPTYLEALRNPAVAGGTVTGRIVDATGSALPGVTVVVAGTSLGSSTDTNGFFTIANVPAGAQTLVISSIGYTTVRIPVSVVEGQSTEVPSTTLAENTQALSEVVVVGYGTQTRKELTTAVSSVGAQQIERQTVAGFDQALQGQTPGVQVTSPSGAPGAGINVRIRGNSSVSLNNNPLYVIDGVPILPTYDRELGGLNNQPPNPLNALNPADIESIDVLKDGAAAAIYGVRASNGVVVITTKKGKAGKGQVGFSAYYGQQQLRKKIDVLDARQFAEYYNEARVNAGQAPAFTDLNTLPANTDWQDEVYRTAAIQNYQLNMSGGSDKTRYYLSGGYFKQDGIFRNSGFDRYSVRLNLDQDVSTRFRVGTNLNLSRTNNNGAVRSERGIGNGGTVMGALAQIPTVPVYNPDGTYGTNPYRNFDNPVGNLQETNNKAVIYQGIGNVFGELDLLPNLRLRSSLGIDFRSQLENEYITREYPGNRQTANPDPATLGQARTGTVQQTIWLNENTLTYNPSLGEKHNLTLLAGQSVQESNRFTSNARATGFPSNAVPYLYAGTANRSVSSYESEWGLFSVFGRAIYNFEDRYLATFSLRADGSSRFAPNKRFGYFPAMALGWRVTKESFFPQVDAISELKLRASYGENGNQEIGDYARYSTYGSGFGYQGAGSISGGIAPERIGNNDVSWERTKQTNLGLDLGLLQDRLTLNADVYRKRSTDLLFEVPLPLSSGAQTLSIIQNLGEVDNKGVELGLSTINVKAEGGFGWTTNLNFTLNRSEVRNIGTVRNEQGEESNREIIGDYSIVRAGLPLGSFYGLKVDGIFQTDAEAQALDGNAHAGDIRFKDLNGDGQINGLDRTVIGNANPKSIAGVTNTFTYKGLELSAFFQGSFGNDIYNETRRTTEGMDEALNQTTRVLNRWTPTNTNTDVPRAILGDPAKNNRVSDRFIEDGSYVRLKNLTLAYGLPMSVLQKTGISGIRVYVTGQNLITWTDYSGYDPEVSADPFSSTGFGRDLGVYPQARTYTVGLNATF is encoded by the coding sequence ATGCCGTTTCCTGTACCATTTCCCCACGGCTCCTGGCCCCTTACCAAGCGGCTGCTGACGCCTGCTTTAAGTGGCCTGTTATTCACCAGCATAGCGCTGGCGCCTTTTGGGGCCGAAGCCCGCGCCACCGTTGCGGCCGCGTATTCGCCCACTTATCTGGAAGCGCTGCGCAACCCGGCCGTAGCCGGCGGCACCGTTACGGGCCGCATTGTTGACGCCACAGGCTCGGCCCTGCCCGGCGTTACGGTAGTAGTAGCCGGCACTTCGCTGGGCAGCTCTACTGATACCAATGGGTTCTTTACCATTGCCAACGTACCGGCCGGCGCCCAAACGCTGGTTATTTCCTCCATTGGCTATACCACGGTGCGAATTCCGGTTTCTGTGGTAGAAGGGCAGTCCACGGAAGTACCAAGCACTACCCTGGCGGAGAATACGCAGGCCCTGAGCGAAGTAGTGGTAGTGGGCTACGGCACCCAGACCCGCAAAGAGCTGACCACGGCCGTTTCGTCGGTAGGTGCGCAGCAGATTGAGCGCCAGACGGTAGCCGGTTTCGACCAGGCCCTGCAGGGCCAGACGCCGGGTGTGCAGGTAACCTCGCCCAGCGGCGCGCCGGGTGCCGGCATCAACGTGCGCATCCGCGGCAACTCCTCGGTTAGCCTGAACAACAACCCGCTGTATGTTATTGACGGGGTGCCCATTCTGCCGACCTACGACCGGGAGCTGGGCGGCTTGAACAACCAGCCCCCTAACCCGCTGAACGCCCTTAACCCCGCCGACATCGAAAGCATTGACGTGCTGAAAGACGGGGCCGCCGCCGCCATTTACGGGGTGCGCGCCTCCAACGGCGTGGTAGTAATTACCACCAAGAAAGGCAAAGCCGGCAAGGGCCAGGTGGGCTTTAGCGCCTACTACGGCCAGCAGCAGCTGCGCAAGAAAATTGACGTGCTGGATGCCCGCCAGTTTGCGGAGTATTACAACGAAGCCCGCGTGAATGCCGGCCAGGCACCAGCCTTTACCGACCTGAACACTCTGCCCGCCAACACCGACTGGCAGGACGAGGTATACCGCACGGCCGCCATTCAGAACTACCAGCTCAACATGAGCGGCGGCTCCGATAAAACCCGCTACTACCTCTCGGGTGGGTACTTTAAGCAGGACGGTATTTTCCGCAACTCCGGCTTCGACCGCTACAGCGTGCGCCTGAACCTGGACCAGGATGTGAGCACCCGCTTCCGGGTGGGTACCAACCTGAATCTGAGCCGCACCAACAACAACGGCGCCGTGCGCTCTGAGCGCGGCATCGGCAACGGCGGCACCGTAATGGGCGCCCTGGCGCAGATTCCCACGGTGCCCGTGTACAACCCCGATGGCACCTACGGCACCAACCCCTACCGCAACTTCGACAACCCAGTAGGCAACCTGCAGGAAACGAACAACAAGGCGGTTATCTACCAGGGCATCGGTAACGTGTTCGGCGAGCTGGACCTGCTGCCTAACCTGCGCCTGCGCTCTTCATTGGGTATTGATTTCCGCTCGCAGCTCGAAAACGAGTACATCACCCGCGAGTATCCCGGCAACCGGCAAACGGCCAACCCCGACCCCGCCACGCTGGGCCAGGCCCGCACCGGCACCGTGCAGCAGACCATCTGGCTGAACGAAAACACGCTGACCTATAACCCTTCCCTGGGCGAGAAGCACAACCTGACGCTGCTGGCCGGCCAGTCGGTGCAGGAGTCTAACCGGTTTACGTCCAACGCCCGCGCCACGGGCTTCCCCTCTAATGCCGTACCGTACCTGTACGCCGGCACGGCCAACCGCTCGGTGAGCAGCTATGAGTCGGAATGGGGCCTGTTCAGCGTGTTTGGCCGCGCTATCTACAACTTTGAGGACCGGTACCTGGCCACCTTCAGCCTGCGCGCCGACGGTTCCAGCCGCTTTGCGCCCAACAAGCGCTTCGGCTACTTCCCGGCCATGGCCCTGGGCTGGCGCGTGACCAAGGAAAGCTTCTTCCCGCAGGTAGATGCTATTTCTGAGCTGAAGCTGCGCGCCAGCTACGGCGAGAACGGCAACCAGGAAATCGGCGACTATGCCCGTTACAGCACCTACGGCTCGGGCTTCGGCTACCAGGGCGCGGGCAGCATCTCGGGCGGCATTGCACCCGAGCGTATTGGGAATAATGATGTGAGCTGGGAGCGTACCAAGCAAACCAACCTGGGTTTAGACCTGGGCCTGCTGCAGGACCGCCTCACCTTGAATGCCGACGTGTACCGCAAGCGCAGCACCGACCTGCTGTTTGAAGTGCCGCTGCCACTGAGCTCCGGGGCGCAAACGCTGTCCATCATCCAGAACCTGGGCGAGGTAGACAATAAAGGCGTGGAGCTGGGTTTATCGACTATAAACGTGAAGGCTGAGGGCGGCTTTGGGTGGACTACCAACCTGAACTTCACGCTGAACCGCAGCGAAGTAAGAAACATTGGCACCGTGCGTAATGAGCAGGGCGAGGAAAGCAACCGCGAAATCATTGGCGACTACAGCATTGTGCGCGCTGGCTTGCCGCTGGGTTCTTTCTACGGCCTGAAGGTGGATGGCATTTTCCAGACGGATGCGGAAGCGCAGGCCCTGGATGGCAATGCCCACGCCGGCGACATCCGCTTTAAGGACCTGAACGGCGACGGCCAGATCAACGGCCTAGACCGTACGGTTATCGGCAATGCCAACCCCAAATCCATTGCCGGGGTTACCAACACCTTCACCTACAAAGGGCTGGAGCTGAGCGCCTTCTTCCAGGGCTCTTTCGGCAACGACATCTACAACGAAACCCGCCGCACCACGGAGGGCATGGATGAGGCCCTGAACCAGACCACCCGCGTGCTGAACCGCTGGACGCCCACCAACACCAATACCGATGTGCCGCGCGCCATTCTGGGCGACCCCGCCAAGAACAACCGGGTTTCCGACCGCTTCATCGAAGATGGCTCCTACGTGCGCCTCAAAAACCTGACGCTGGCCTATGGCCTGCCCATGAGCGTGCTGCAGAAAACCGGCATCAGCGGCATTCGCGTGTATGTAACCGGCCAGAACCTGATTACCTGGACCGACTACTCCGGCTACGACCCCGAGGTGAGTGCCGACCCCTTCTCCAGCACCGGCTTTGGCCGCGACCTGGGCGTGTATCCGCAGGCGCGCACCTACACCGTAGGCCTGAACGCTACCTTTTAA
- a CDS encoding substrate-binding domain-containing protein, which yields MLFPYVLLIPLFQRFCRALALLLGLLLLLPGCSQPAKKPAYRIGFSQCSTAGPWRQDMLAGMERELSFHPEVELRMLDAHDNSQRQQQEIRELLRGGIDLLIVSPYESGPVTPAVEEAFNQGVPVVLLDRRTASPRYTAYVGGDNLEVGQTAARYAARLLNQRGQVVEVLGTPGSSATSERHQGFVQALAAYPNMPLIGQVTGNWQEKTLKPALTKLLQAHPEVSLIFAHNDAMGRGAHEVCEQLGIAKRVKVIGVDGMSGPGEGIDLVQRGVLDASVLYSPGGEEAIRTALKILNKQPFKRENTLGTIVIDSTNVRTMQQQTDKMVSQQRDIERQQNLLRTLRATFSSQQTVLYSLAAALLVAAALGALAWQSARKNRQINRQLAAQNAEIDAINHQLISQNEEISSQRNQLEAMAEKARTDTEAKLRFFTNFSHELRTPLTLILGPVEELLTHGPNLNSAQRHDLGLVRRNTQRLLQLVNQLLDFRKIEVGKMAVRATEGNLVAFVREIVDAFEKPARLRGVNLRFLAAEPVLTGWFDGNILDKVFFNLLSNALKFTPDNGQITISLQAVEAGRALQVSVEDTGRGIPEQEKAHIFEWFYQGDQGAVAKGSGMGLALAQGLTRLHQGQLTFSSQPGQGSTFLVTLPRELPEALRSATPAEPVVLALDEPEIMPAETPADAPPGADRETLVLVIEDNAEVNDFLARKLQTDFRVQTATDGHTGFRMATDLIPDLIVCDVMMPGLSGLEVVAKLKADWRTSHIPVILLTARNAPEQQVEGVQAGADLYLTKPFHPTFLLESVRTLLANRTRQREHYRRELSVDTTTVAGANPDQKFLADLTAIIEANLTRSDLSVEHVAHSLGISRMQLYRKVKALLGTGVTDFIQSIRLTKARELLLDDTLTVTDVAYELGFSSPSYFSTSFKARYQISPSEFRTLHIIPKH from the coding sequence GTGTTATTCCCCTACGTCCTGCTTATTCCCCTTTTCCAGCGGTTTTGCCGCGCTCTTGCCCTGCTGCTGGGGTTGCTGCTGTTGCTGCCGGGCTGCAGCCAGCCCGCTAAAAAGCCTGCCTACCGCATCGGGTTTTCCCAATGCAGCACGGCCGGGCCCTGGCGGCAGGATATGCTGGCCGGTATGGAGCGGGAGCTGAGCTTCCACCCCGAAGTGGAGCTGCGCATGCTGGACGCGCACGACAATAGCCAGCGCCAGCAGCAGGAAATCCGGGAATTGCTGCGCGGCGGCATTGATCTGCTGATTGTTTCGCCCTACGAATCGGGCCCGGTGACGCCGGCCGTGGAAGAGGCATTTAACCAGGGAGTGCCGGTGGTGCTGCTGGACCGCCGCACGGCCTCGCCCCGCTATACCGCCTACGTGGGCGGCGACAACCTGGAAGTGGGCCAGACAGCCGCCCGCTATGCCGCCCGCCTGCTCAACCAGCGCGGCCAGGTGGTAGAAGTGCTGGGCACGCCCGGTTCTTCGGCTACTTCTGAGCGGCACCAGGGTTTTGTGCAGGCGCTGGCGGCCTACCCCAACATGCCGCTGATAGGCCAGGTTACCGGCAACTGGCAGGAAAAAACCCTGAAACCGGCGCTGACCAAACTGCTGCAGGCGCACCCGGAAGTGTCGCTCATTTTTGCTCACAATGATGCCATGGGGCGCGGCGCCCACGAGGTTTGCGAGCAGCTGGGCATTGCCAAAAGGGTAAAAGTGATTGGGGTCGATGGCATGTCAGGCCCCGGCGAAGGCATTGACCTGGTGCAGCGCGGCGTGCTGGATGCCTCTGTGTTGTATTCGCCGGGCGGCGAGGAAGCTATTCGCACGGCCCTGAAAATCCTGAACAAGCAACCGTTCAAGCGGGAAAACACGCTGGGCACCATCGTCATCGACTCCACCAACGTGCGAACGATGCAGCAGCAGACCGATAAAATGGTGAGTCAGCAGCGGGATATTGAGCGGCAGCAGAACCTGCTGCGCACCCTGCGCGCCACGTTTTCCAGCCAGCAAACCGTGCTCTACAGCCTGGCGGCGGCCCTGCTGGTTGCGGCGGCGCTGGGTGCGTTGGCCTGGCAGTCGGCCCGCAAGAACCGGCAGATTAACCGCCAGCTGGCTGCGCAGAATGCCGAAATTGATGCCATCAACCATCAGCTCATTAGCCAGAACGAAGAAATCAGCAGCCAGCGCAACCAGCTGGAGGCCATGGCAGAAAAGGCCCGCACCGATACGGAGGCCAAGCTGCGCTTTTTCACCAACTTCTCCCACGAGCTGCGCACCCCGCTTACGCTCATTCTGGGGCCGGTGGAAGAGCTGCTCACCCACGGCCCCAACCTGAACTCGGCCCAGCGCCACGACCTGGGCCTGGTGCGCCGCAACACCCAGCGCCTGCTGCAGCTGGTGAATCAGCTGCTGGATTTCCGGAAAATTGAAGTGGGCAAGATGGCCGTGCGCGCTACGGAGGGCAACCTGGTAGCTTTTGTGCGGGAGATTGTGGATGCCTTTGAGAAACCCGCCCGCCTGCGCGGGGTAAACCTGCGCTTTCTGGCCGCCGAGCCCGTGCTAACTGGCTGGTTCGATGGCAACATTCTGGATAAGGTGTTTTTCAACCTGCTCAGCAACGCGCTGAAATTCACCCCGGATAATGGGCAGATTACTATCAGCCTGCAGGCCGTGGAAGCAGGGCGCGCGCTGCAGGTAAGCGTGGAGGACACCGGGCGGGGCATTCCGGAGCAGGAGAAGGCCCACATTTTTGAATGGTTTTACCAGGGCGACCAGGGAGCCGTGGCGAAAGGCTCGGGTATGGGCCTGGCGCTGGCTCAGGGGCTCACGCGCCTGCATCAGGGCCAACTCACGTTCAGCAGTCAGCCGGGCCAGGGCAGCACGTTTTTGGTTACGCTGCCCCGCGAGCTGCCAGAGGCGCTACGCTCGGCCACCCCTGCCGAGCCCGTGGTGCTTGCCCTGGACGAGCCCGAAATAATGCCGGCCGAAACGCCCGCCGATGCGCCCCCCGGTGCAGATCGGGAAACACTGGTTTTGGTGATTGAGGATAATGCCGAGGTCAACGACTTTCTGGCCCGCAAGCTGCAGACCGATTTCCGGGTGCAGACCGCCACTGATGGCCACACCGGCTTCCGGATGGCCACCGACCTGATTCCGGACCTGATTGTGTGCGACGTGATGATGCCCGGCCTGAGCGGCTTGGAGGTGGTGGCTAAGCTTAAGGCCGACTGGCGCACCTCGCATATCCCGGTGATTCTACTCACGGCCCGCAATGCCCCCGAGCAGCAGGTGGAAGGTGTGCAGGCCGGCGCTGACCTCTATCTGACCAAGCCCTTCCACCCTACCTTCCTGCTGGAGAGTGTGCGCACCCTGCTGGCCAACCGAACCCGCCAGCGCGAGCATTACCGGCGCGAGTTGTCCGTGGATACGACCACCGTGGCGGGGGCTAACCCGGACCAGAAATTCCTGGCCGACCTCACCGCCATTATAGAAGCTAACCTCACCCGCTCCGACCTGAGCGTGGAACATGTGGCCCATAGCCTGGGCATTTCGCGCATGCAGCTCTACCGCAAAGTGAAAGCGCTGCTCGGCACTGGCGTCACGGACTTCATCCAAAGCATCCGCCTGACCAAGGCCCGCGAGTTGCTGCTCGATGACACACTCACCGTTACCGATGTGGCTTATGAGCTGGGCTTCTCCTCGCCTTCCTACTTCTCCACCAGCTTTAAAGCGCGCTACCAGATTTCTCCTTCCGAGTTCCGGACCCTGCACATCATTCCCAAACACTGA
- a CDS encoding SGNH/GDSL hydrolase family protein — protein sequence MKAVLPSGFANRMLLAGGLLAGALLGAMPAFAQQPAQDEWHRQEEDRLHNDWAFLKRYAAANQQLPAPIPGVPRVVLLGNSITEGWPTADSAFFARRQPYEFIGRGIGGQTSGQMLLRFRQDVVALRPAVVVILAGTNDVAENRGPYSPTSTMDNIMSMVELARAQGIRVVLCSVPPAYDFPWRPNLQPAPKIVALNQLIEAYATKNRLVYLNYHTALADERQGLKQEYGQDGVHPTLPGYRVMEPLLQQAIAAALKRK from the coding sequence ATGAAAGCAGTCCTCCCGTCTGGTTTTGCGAACCGCATGTTGCTGGCGGGCGGGCTGCTGGCCGGGGCATTGCTGGGGGCCATGCCGGCCTTTGCCCAGCAACCCGCCCAGGATGAATGGCACCGCCAGGAAGAAGACCGGCTGCACAACGACTGGGCCTTTCTGAAACGCTATGCGGCCGCCAATCAGCAGCTGCCCGCCCCTATCCCCGGTGTGCCCCGCGTGGTGCTGCTGGGCAACTCTATTACGGAAGGCTGGCCAACCGCCGATTCGGCCTTTTTCGCCCGCCGCCAGCCTTACGAGTTCATTGGGCGCGGCATTGGCGGCCAGACCTCGGGGCAAATGCTGCTGCGCTTCCGGCAGGACGTGGTAGCCCTGCGCCCGGCCGTGGTAGTTATTCTGGCGGGCACCAACGACGTAGCCGAAAACCGCGGCCCCTACAGCCCAACGTCCACCATGGACAACATTATGTCGATGGTGGAGCTGGCCCGGGCTCAGGGTATTCGGGTAGTGCTGTGCTCCGTGCCGCCCGCCTATGATTTCCCCTGGCGGCCCAACCTGCAGCCAGCGCCCAAAATTGTGGCCCTGAATCAGTTGATAGAAGCCTACGCCACCAAAAACCGCCTGGTGTACCTGAACTACCACACCGCCCTGGCTGATGAGCGCCAGGGGCTGAAGCAGGAATATGGCCAGGATGGCGTGCACCCCACGCTACCCGGCTACCGGGTAATGGAGCCGCTCCTGCAGCAGGCCATAGCGGCTGCTTTAAAACGCAAATAG
- a CDS encoding glycoside hydrolase family 30 protein — MTNKLLSLLLLSASIGLSPALAQKTSKPTTPKPATQKTSKAAGKVSAFSVAGKKAQVFTTAANTELRLSAAGDLAFQPAPQPLETQLCVFVDPQHTFQTMLGIGAAMTDASAETFAKLPKAAQQEFMQAYFSPTKGIGYTLARTPINSTDFSSGSYTYIADKDTELKTFSVKHDEQFRIPFIKQAMAAAGGKLTMYVSPWSPPAWMKDNNDMLHGGKLLPQYRQPWANYYIKFIKEYEKQGIPIWGLTVQNETMAKQIWESCLYTAEEERDFIKEYLGPTLHKAGMKDKKLIAWDHNRDLVYQRASTILDDPKAAQYVWGIGYHWYETWTGAGMNFENLRRVHETFPNTNLIFTEGCVEKFSLDQVNDWRLGEKYGMSMINDFNSGTVGWTDWNILLDEKGGPNHVGNFCFAPIHGDTRSGKLLYTNSYYYIGHFSRFIRPGAKRIISSSSRDVLSTTAYRNPDGSVAVVVMNGTDTKQDFQLRLQGQAASAVSLPHSIQTFVIQ; from the coding sequence ATGACGAACAAGCTCCTTTCTCTTCTGCTGCTCTCGGCCTCCATCGGCCTCAGCCCTGCCCTGGCACAGAAAACCAGTAAGCCTACTACCCCAAAACCCGCCACCCAGAAAACCAGCAAAGCGGCCGGTAAGGTCAGCGCGTTTTCCGTGGCGGGCAAAAAAGCCCAGGTGTTTACCACGGCCGCAAACACCGAGCTGCGCCTTTCCGCCGCCGGCGACCTGGCCTTTCAGCCGGCCCCGCAGCCGCTGGAAACCCAGCTGTGCGTGTTCGTAGACCCCCAGCACACTTTCCAGACGATGCTGGGTATTGGAGCCGCCATGACGGATGCCTCGGCCGAAACCTTTGCCAAACTGCCCAAAGCGGCCCAGCAGGAGTTTATGCAGGCCTACTTCAGCCCTACCAAGGGCATTGGCTACACCCTGGCCCGCACGCCCATCAACAGCACCGATTTTTCCAGCGGCAGCTATACCTACATAGCCGATAAGGATACTGAGCTGAAAACCTTCAGCGTGAAGCACGATGAGCAGTTCCGGATTCCCTTCATCAAGCAGGCCATGGCCGCGGCCGGTGGCAAGCTTACGATGTACGTGAGCCCCTGGAGCCCGCCCGCCTGGATGAAGGATAATAACGATATGCTGCACGGCGGCAAGCTGCTGCCCCAGTACCGCCAGCCCTGGGCCAACTACTACATCAAGTTCATTAAGGAGTACGAAAAGCAGGGCATTCCCATCTGGGGCCTCACGGTGCAGAACGAAACCATGGCCAAGCAGATCTGGGAGTCCTGCCTGTACACGGCTGAGGAAGAGCGCGACTTTATTAAGGAATACCTGGGGCCAACGCTGCACAAAGCAGGCATGAAGGACAAGAAGCTCATTGCCTGGGACCACAACCGCGACCTAGTATACCAGCGCGCCAGCACTATTCTGGATGACCCCAAAGCGGCTCAGTACGTGTGGGGCATTGGCTACCACTGGTACGAAACCTGGACCGGCGCCGGCATGAACTTCGAGAACCTGCGCCGGGTGCACGAAACCTTCCCCAACACCAACCTGATTTTCACAGAAGGCTGCGTGGAGAAGTTTAGCCTGGACCAGGTGAACGACTGGCGCCTGGGCGAGAAGTACGGCATGTCGATGATTAACGACTTCAACAGCGGCACCGTGGGCTGGACGGACTGGAATATTCTGCTGGATGAGAAGGGCGGCCCCAACCACGTGGGCAACTTCTGCTTTGCGCCCATTCATGGCGATACGCGCAGCGGCAAGCTACTGTACACCAACAGCTACTATTACATCGGGCACTTCTCCCGGTTCATCCGGCCCGGCGCTAAGCGCATCATCAGCTCCAGCAGCCGCGACGTACTCAGCACCACCGCCTACCGCAACCCCGATGGCAGCGTGGCCGTGGTGGTAATGAACGGCACTGATACCAAACAGGATTTCCAGCTGCGGCTGCAGGGCCAGGCCGCCTCGGCCGTGAGTTTGCCGCACTCCATCCAGACGTTTGTAATTCAGTAA
- a CDS encoding RagB/SusD family nutrient uptake outer membrane protein: MKKILIPILAGVLLTAGCNVLDKEPLPSITSANFFKNTDDAEAGLTAAYDALQQEGTYGLDLIAVGEMPSDNATSTNGDVTDLDRFTWAPTTKQVRTVYTAAYIGINRANAVLKYVPAITMPEERKNEILGEARFLRALHYFNLVRLYGGVPLRLEPTETGDPAVLNLSRSTPDQVYQQIVADLTEAANLAPTGDATDRSRATKGSANGLLARVQLTQRNWSAAAAAADKVVSSGLYSLASTPKSLYPAENKPESVFEVQFAGSDDGGNIFPDVALPAPPATYSFPKFNIPTAELIQAADTVKDLRWKFVGVVPGGRDHVSYIDGGKGTGNDDGPFVYKWPGNPNGFNSPDNTYVLRLADVLLMQAEAANEQGDIAGALGPLNKVRERAGLTALTVASPQAATEATLRTEIDLQRRLELAFEGERWFDLLRYARHEMAQPSVNHPVDALNLIEEKLARRDENYLLLPIPQQETNNNPNIQQNPGY; the protein is encoded by the coding sequence ATGAAAAAAATACTGATTCCCATTCTGGCCGGGGTACTGCTGACCGCCGGTTGCAACGTGCTGGATAAAGAGCCTTTGCCCAGCATCACCTCCGCCAACTTCTTCAAGAATACCGATGACGCCGAGGCCGGCCTGACCGCCGCCTACGACGCCCTGCAGCAGGAAGGCACCTACGGCCTGGACCTGATTGCGGTTGGCGAAATGCCCTCGGACAACGCCACCAGCACCAACGGTGACGTAACCGACCTGGACCGCTTTACCTGGGCCCCCACCACCAAGCAGGTGCGCACGGTGTACACGGCGGCCTACATTGGCATCAACCGCGCCAATGCGGTGCTGAAGTATGTGCCGGCCATTACCATGCCCGAGGAGCGCAAAAATGAGATTCTGGGCGAGGCCCGCTTCCTGCGCGCCCTGCACTACTTTAACCTGGTGCGCTTGTACGGCGGCGTGCCGCTGCGCCTGGAGCCCACCGAAACCGGTGACCCGGCCGTGCTGAACCTTAGCCGCTCTACCCCGGACCAGGTGTATCAGCAGATTGTAGCTGACCTGACCGAAGCCGCCAACCTGGCCCCCACGGGCGATGCTACTGACCGCAGCCGCGCCACCAAAGGCTCGGCCAATGGGCTGCTGGCCCGCGTGCAGCTCACGCAGCGCAACTGGTCAGCGGCCGCGGCGGCCGCTGATAAGGTAGTAAGCAGTGGCCTTTATAGCCTGGCCTCTACCCCCAAGAGCCTGTACCCGGCGGAGAACAAGCCGGAATCAGTGTTTGAGGTGCAGTTTGCGGGTTCCGATGACGGGGGCAACATCTTCCCCGATGTGGCCCTGCCCGCGCCGCCCGCTACGTATTCGTTTCCCAAGTTCAACATCCCTACTGCGGAGCTGATTCAGGCCGCCGATACGGTGAAGGACCTGCGCTGGAAGTTTGTGGGCGTAGTGCCCGGCGGCCGCGACCATGTGAGCTACATTGATGGGGGCAAAGGCACCGGCAACGACGATGGCCCCTTCGTGTACAAGTGGCCCGGCAACCCCAACGGCTTCAACTCCCCCGATAACACCTACGTGCTGCGCCTGGCCGACGTGCTGCTGATGCAGGCCGAAGCCGCCAACGAGCAGGGCGACATTGCCGGTGCGCTGGGGCCGCTGAACAAGGTGCGGGAGCGCGCCGGCCTGACGGCTCTTACAGTCGCCTCGCCGCAGGCTGCCACCGAAGCCACGCTGCGCACGGAAATAGATTTGCAGCGCCGCCTGGAGCTGGCCTTTGAGGGCGAGCGGTGGTTTGATTTGCTGCGCTATGCCCGCCACGAAATGGCCCAGCCCAGCGTGAACCACCCGGTAGATGCCCTCAACCTGATTGAGGAAAAGCTGGCCCGCCGCGACGAGAACTACCTGCTGCTGCCCATTCCGCAGCAGGAAACCAACAACAACCCCAACATTCAGCAGAACCCGGGTTACTAA